A window of the Hevea brasiliensis isolate MT/VB/25A 57/8 chromosome 6, ASM3005281v1, whole genome shotgun sequence genome harbors these coding sequences:
- the LOC110655252 gene encoding putative proline-rich receptor-like protein kinase PERK6 isoform X1, translated as MGCFLSKNSTQEDQRTDTGDGSKFNAQQSAPSSLHLSTGSQSSFPRENQRYGQRQSAAPSASQNYEGYGQRQSASSSSFPEEIQSHAPVSQNYQVHRQPQLPKTTDGGTKSPVIDLIASSSSSFPEENQSHAPASENDRRYELKKYSYNELAMATDHFSNNEFLGEGAFGQVYRGTLDGKVVAIKKLKIIQDHEQPENLQNQLEEIDVLSIVRHQNVVKLVGYCNEGRNRLLVLEYVPNRSLKFHLHGKKLLEWSIRMKVAIGSAKGLQYLHEECGIKIIHRDIKTDNILLDDDFEPKVR; from the exons ATGGGTTGCTTCCTGAGCAAGAACAGTACCCAGGAAGATCAGCGCACTGACACTGGAG ATGGATCTAAGTTCAACGCGCAGCAATCTGCGCCTTCATCTTTACATCTAAGCACTGGTAGCCAATCCTCATTTCCGAGGGAGAATCAACGATATGGACAGAGGCAATCTGCAGCTCCCTCTGCCTCTCAGAATTATGAAGGATATGGACAGAGGCAATCTGCGTCTTCATCCTCATTTCCTGAGGAGATTCAGAGTCATGCGCCTGTCTCTCAGAATTATCAAGTACATCGACAGCCGCAACTACCAAAGACAACTG ACGGTGGAACTAAGTCACCGGTTATAGATCTGATTGCATCTAGCTCATCCTCATTTCCTGAGGAGAATCAAAGTCATGCACCTGCCTCTGAGAATGATCGAAGATATGAGCTGAAGAAATATAGTTATAATGAACTAGCAATGGCAACTGATCATTTCTCCAACAACGAATTCCTTGGCGAGGGTGCTTTTGGTCAAGTCTATAGGGGAACACTAGACGGAAAGGTGGTTGCTATCAAGAAACTCAAAATTATACAGGATCATGAACAGCCGGAAAATCTTCAAAATCAATTGGAGGAGATTGATGTCCTTAGCATTGTGCGTCACCAAAATGTTGTTAAACTGGTTGGGTACTGCAATGAAGGAAGGAATAGATTGCTTGTTTTAGAGTATGTTCCCAATAGGTCCTTGAAATTTCATTTACACG GAAAGAAGCTTTTGGAATGGTCAATCAGAATGAAAGTCGCTATAGGCTCTGCTAAAGGGTTGCAATACCTACATGAAGAAT GTGGTATCAAAATCATACATAGAGATATAAAGACAGATAACATTCTTCTTGATGATGATTTTGAACCTAAGGTAAGGTAA
- the LOC110655252 gene encoding putative proline-rich receptor-like protein kinase PERK6 isoform X2 — MGCFLSKNSTQEDQRTDTGDGSKFNAQQSAPSSLHLSTGSQSSFPRENQRYGQRQSAAPSASQNYEGYGQRQSASSSSFPEEIQSHAPVSQNYQVHRQPQLPKTTDGGTKSPVIDLIASSSSSFPEENQSHAPASENDRRYELKKYSYNELAMATDHFSNNEFLGEGAFGQVYRGTLDGKVVAIKKLKIIQDHEQPENLQNQLEEIDVLSIVRHQNVVKLVGYCNEGRNRLLVLEYVPNRSLKFHLHGKKLLEWSIRMKVAIGSAKGLQYLHEELTFRWYQNHT, encoded by the exons ATGGGTTGCTTCCTGAGCAAGAACAGTACCCAGGAAGATCAGCGCACTGACACTGGAG ATGGATCTAAGTTCAACGCGCAGCAATCTGCGCCTTCATCTTTACATCTAAGCACTGGTAGCCAATCCTCATTTCCGAGGGAGAATCAACGATATGGACAGAGGCAATCTGCAGCTCCCTCTGCCTCTCAGAATTATGAAGGATATGGACAGAGGCAATCTGCGTCTTCATCCTCATTTCCTGAGGAGATTCAGAGTCATGCGCCTGTCTCTCAGAATTATCAAGTACATCGACAGCCGCAACTACCAAAGACAACTG ACGGTGGAACTAAGTCACCGGTTATAGATCTGATTGCATCTAGCTCATCCTCATTTCCTGAGGAGAATCAAAGTCATGCACCTGCCTCTGAGAATGATCGAAGATATGAGCTGAAGAAATATAGTTATAATGAACTAGCAATGGCAACTGATCATTTCTCCAACAACGAATTCCTTGGCGAGGGTGCTTTTGGTCAAGTCTATAGGGGAACACTAGACGGAAAGGTGGTTGCTATCAAGAAACTCAAAATTATACAGGATCATGAACAGCCGGAAAATCTTCAAAATCAATTGGAGGAGATTGATGTCCTTAGCATTGTGCGTCACCAAAATGTTGTTAAACTGGTTGGGTACTGCAATGAAGGAAGGAATAGATTGCTTGTTTTAGAGTATGTTCCCAATAGGTCCTTGAAATTTCATTTACACG GAAAGAAGCTTTTGGAATGGTCAATCAGAATGAAAGTCGCTATAGGCTCTGCTAAAGGGTTGCAATACCTACATGAAGAAT TAACTTTCAGGTGGTATCAAAATCATACATAG